In Paractinoplanes brasiliensis, the following proteins share a genomic window:
- a CDS encoding tetratricopeptide repeat protein — protein sequence MLPAPYGPRDTRLRRTAALKARGEDDFPVPPTMYEIYAATAHDTGAPLTERISAAVNLAAHHGRHDRSPDEIAPWAALAVRLLESGAPGPVLASAAWRSISFLPYYRNDHTAVRELLDEAERLALAALGAGEHLIAVENLRLLYQTRGRAARDRSAAEHYYRRAIELDPDDPQTRITLGDHLLRTGRPDQAYEVFAVAAELGAPYTRHARSRMKACR from the coding sequence GTGCTTCCGGCCCCGTACGGACCGCGCGACACCCGGCTGCGGCGTACCGCCGCCCTCAAGGCCCGCGGCGAGGACGACTTCCCCGTCCCGCCTACCATGTACGAGATCTACGCCGCCACCGCCCACGACACCGGCGCGCCGCTCACCGAACGCATCAGCGCGGCCGTCAACCTGGCGGCCCATCACGGACGCCACGACCGCTCGCCGGACGAGATCGCCCCCTGGGCCGCCCTGGCCGTCCGCCTCCTGGAATCCGGCGCGCCCGGCCCCGTCCTGGCCAGCGCGGCGTGGCGGTCGATCAGCTTCCTGCCGTACTACCGCAACGACCACACCGCCGTACGGGAATTGCTCGACGAGGCCGAACGGCTCGCGCTGGCCGCCCTCGGCGCGGGCGAGCACCTCATCGCCGTCGAGAACCTGCGCCTGCTCTACCAGACCAGAGGACGCGCGGCCCGTGACCGGTCGGCGGCGGAGCACTACTATCGCCGCGCCATCGAGCTGGACCCCGACGACCCGCAGACCCGCATCACCCTGGGCGACCACCTGCTGCGCACCGGGCGGCCCGATCAGGCGTACGAGGTCTTCGCCGTCGCCGCCGAACTGGGCGCGCCGTACACCCGTCACGCCCGCTCCCGGATGAAGGCCTGCCGCTAG
- a CDS encoding DUF6082 family protein produces MELPAVNKGHMTYALLGRTARLLLSTVLVGLLAGAVLISPVLLRLIDDGGSDWNRLGDIGQSYGPAAALFSALALCVAVLVQRRQIRQERIRMAREMHADALRTAMDDPVYGQCWGSRVTPEGVEERLFYYTNMVISTWLYAWECGELSDGAVRAYVRSMADSEIPRAYWRQYGTWRLRAAHGTRRRFLAMVDAEFRSAEAAGPPSRAVEPARGSSTACLAPCCRRRGARPYLPPPGNDRTIRRKSRH; encoded by the coding sequence ATGGAGTTGCCGGCCGTCAACAAGGGGCACATGACATACGCGCTGCTGGGGCGCACCGCCCGGTTGCTCCTTTCAACCGTTCTGGTGGGGCTGCTCGCCGGAGCCGTCCTGATTTCACCGGTGCTGCTGCGGCTCATCGACGACGGCGGCTCGGACTGGAATCGGCTGGGCGATATTGGACAGTCGTACGGGCCGGCGGCGGCTCTGTTCTCGGCGTTGGCGCTGTGCGTGGCGGTGCTGGTGCAGCGGCGGCAGATCCGGCAGGAGCGCATTCGCATGGCCCGAGAGATGCATGCCGACGCCCTACGGACCGCCATGGACGACCCGGTGTACGGGCAGTGCTGGGGATCCCGGGTTACGCCGGAGGGCGTGGAAGAGAGGCTCTTCTACTACACCAACATGGTGATATCCACATGGCTCTATGCATGGGAGTGCGGGGAGCTCAGCGACGGCGCCGTGCGCGCCTATGTCCGCTCCATGGCGGACAGCGAAATTCCGCGAGCATACTGGCGGCAGTACGGGACCTGGCGATTGCGCGCCGCTCACGGCACACGGCGCCGCTTCCTCGCAATGGTGGATGCGGAGTTCAGATCGGCGGAGGCAGCCGGACCACCTTCACGTGCGGTAGAACCGGCGCGCGGCAGCAGCACTGCGTGCCTGGCACCCTGCTGCCGCCGCCGCGGCGCGCGACCTTACCTTCCCCCGCCCGGCAACGACCGCACCATACGCAGGAAGTCGCGCCACTGA
- a CDS encoding DUF397 domain-containing protein, which yields MPSPIRVRRLIVHPARPRPRRPSPVPCLPDHWSLLLQGGARSSTPDTALFVFYERCLSVSEEFSGSTRWRRSSRCISDHHCVEVARVESGVLLRNSQKPDEVLRLTPDQWRDFLRMVRSLPGGGR from the coding sequence ATGCCTTCACCGATCCGAGTCCGCCGCCTGATCGTCCACCCGGCGCGGCCGCGCCCTCGACGGCCATCCCCAGTCCCATGCCTTCCTGATCACTGGTCCCTGCTTCTCCAGGGCGGTGCACGGAGTTCCACTCCGGACACCGCCCTTTTCGTGTTCTACGAAAGGTGTTTGTCCGTGTCTGAGGAATTCAGCGGTTCAACGCGGTGGCGACGCAGTTCTCGTTGTATTTCGGATCATCACTGCGTGGAGGTGGCCAGGGTGGAGAGCGGGGTTCTCCTGCGCAACTCGCAGAAACCCGATGAAGTGCTTCGGTTGACCCCGGATCAGTGGCGCGACTTCCTGCGTATGGTGCGGTCGTTGCCGGGCGGGGGAAGGTAA
- a CDS encoding MFS transporter, which produces MAVVVILQNRRFLALWSGNALSLVGTAGVRLAYPLLALALFDSPELAGWVAFAATIPTLILQVPAGLLADTVNRRLLMLAAQAVGLAATTAVLLASVLDLRGLAVILVVAAVLEGSAFVVFGIAEVGAVRDVVDERERTVAFSFLEAEQPIGILAGRAVGGALFDLSRWAPFLFNAFSYVFCLLTLAVMPRKLFDPRPSSPSAPGVRRFWRRMGEGLVWMWRIPYLRLTAIVTGFTNMLFQCVILMILVIGTREGRPAWTVGAILAAAGVGGILGSLAAPRLERRFSPRALFLGCVWVWTVLLAMIAVSTHTVVLVVAWAGVGAVGTVVAVTLTVNRARAVPDSALGRIVSAASVITDGAVPIGAVLGGYLLASAGAETTAWILLAAMLAAALVCTRLLRPAPVDSRSQLSPSR; this is translated from the coding sequence GTGGCTGTCGTCGTGATCCTGCAGAATCGGCGGTTCCTGGCGTTGTGGAGCGGCAACGCGCTCTCGCTCGTCGGCACGGCCGGTGTCCGCCTCGCGTACCCGCTGCTCGCTCTGGCCCTGTTCGACTCGCCCGAACTGGCGGGCTGGGTAGCGTTCGCCGCCACCATCCCCACGCTGATCCTGCAGGTGCCGGCCGGGCTGCTCGCCGACACCGTCAACCGGCGGTTGCTCATGCTGGCAGCGCAGGCGGTGGGTCTGGCGGCCACGACCGCCGTGCTGCTGGCGTCGGTGCTCGACCTGCGCGGGCTCGCCGTCATCCTGGTGGTGGCGGCCGTGCTCGAGGGCTCCGCGTTCGTGGTCTTCGGCATCGCCGAGGTGGGTGCGGTCCGCGACGTAGTCGACGAGCGCGAACGTACGGTGGCCTTCTCGTTCCTGGAGGCCGAGCAGCCGATCGGCATCCTGGCCGGGCGCGCGGTCGGGGGTGCGCTCTTCGACCTGTCCCGCTGGGCGCCGTTCCTCTTCAATGCTTTCTCGTACGTGTTCTGCCTGCTGACCTTGGCCGTCATGCCCCGGAAACTGTTCGACCCGCGGCCCTCGTCGCCGTCCGCGCCCGGCGTCAGGCGCTTCTGGCGGCGCATGGGCGAAGGGCTGGTCTGGATGTGGCGCATCCCGTACCTGCGGCTGACCGCGATCGTCACCGGCTTCACGAACATGCTGTTCCAGTGCGTGATCCTGATGATCCTGGTCATCGGCACCCGCGAGGGCCGCCCGGCATGGACGGTCGGCGCGATCCTGGCCGCGGCCGGGGTGGGTGGCATCCTCGGCTCGCTCGCCGCGCCCCGCCTGGAACGCCGGTTCTCGCCGCGGGCCCTGTTCCTGGGCTGTGTCTGGGTGTGGACGGTGCTGCTGGCGATGATCGCGGTCAGCACGCACACGGTCGTGCTGGTGGTCGCGTGGGCCGGCGTGGGCGCGGTCGGCACCGTCGTCGCGGTGACGTTGACCGTGAACCGGGCCCGGGCCGTGCCCGATTCGGCGCTGGGCCGCATCGTCAGCGCGGCCTCGGTCATCACCGACGGGGCCGTCCCGATCGGCGCGGTGCTGGGCGGCTACCTGCTCGCCTCGGCGGGCGCCGAGACCACGGCCTGGATCCTGCTGGCCGCCATGCTGGCCGCGGCCCTGGTCTGCACCCGGCTGCTGCGCCCGGCCCCGGTCGACTCGCGTTCCCAGCTCTCGCCGTCCCGATGA
- a CDS encoding FBP domain-containing protein has product MEPLDEKEIRGSFVNCSKGEAGRIKLPAGPVPWHDLDFLGWTDPAAPLRALLVVPGPDGPTGVVLRRPEPGKANSLRSSMCQVCLTEHAATGVALFVAPLAGASGRNGNTVGQYICSDLACSLYLRGKRKPKMRLVSREETLSLDERVDRAMTNLSAFTDRVRAG; this is encoded by the coding sequence ATGGAACCACTCGACGAGAAGGAGATCCGGGGCTCCTTCGTCAACTGCAGCAAGGGCGAGGCCGGGCGGATCAAGCTGCCGGCCGGCCCGGTGCCCTGGCATGACCTGGACTTTCTGGGCTGGACCGACCCGGCCGCGCCGTTGCGGGCGCTGCTGGTCGTGCCGGGGCCGGACGGGCCGACCGGCGTTGTGCTGCGCCGGCCCGAGCCGGGCAAGGCCAACTCGCTCCGGTCGAGCATGTGTCAGGTCTGCCTGACCGAGCACGCGGCGACGGGGGTGGCGTTGTTCGTGGCGCCTCTCGCCGGCGCCTCGGGCCGCAACGGCAACACCGTCGGGCAGTACATCTGCTCGGATCTGGCCTGCTCGCTCTATCTGCGGGGCAAGCGCAAGCCGAAGATGCGCCTGGTCAGCCGCGAGGAGACGCTCAGCCTGGACGAGCGGGTCGACCGCGCGATGACCAACCTGAGCGCCTTCACCGACCGGGTCAGGGCCGGCTGA
- a CDS encoding HEXXH motif domain-containing protein, whose product MEFDPETLARDLGTGFGTPDSLAALATGQRRKRRVLLRMLVNDAAKAGHTLEPDIPDELLDYPNVGAWLVHCIRRLAHQTGDEVPLEADLGYLGWLSTAYAITSRHKSSHTSSHTSSHKSSHTGSHTSSHTGSRENSREDSRESSVDVVVRDGAVMLPGLGLARLAPPGVHGRATVTVAPGRVEIVHEDTRLVLRDLGSEADERWLPLRRLGTTYSTLRTVYLDDIDPFRDMSDPYTKAQLTGPPPRLTAAQAASWSRIFHGALEILRQQFEEYSTGIDEVLRAVVPLTAEPVPNGVSNTSLHAYGGVNMSAAGGPHQFALTLIHECQHAKLAALTDQVELQKPSAVKDLYAPWRDDPRPLSGLLQGIYAHLGVTDFWRTFRRTDASGKAEVEFARWRTQVRQALLVAGASPLLTEAGTAFVAEMSAAAARWSSELLPARLESLARESSAGHLVAWRVRNMTVDVTGLVERWRAGLSPGELPESSVAPSDVPPRSRLPVGLLKMGVAAGEVPASDQAYVDGDYERALALYTEEVATDDTPEAWAGLALSMRHLTEEASVSALFRRPEVVAAVHRAAPGDIVQLTAWLSS is encoded by the coding sequence GTGGAGTTTGACCCCGAGACCCTGGCCCGCGACCTCGGCACGGGCTTCGGCACGCCGGACAGCCTGGCCGCGCTCGCCACCGGTCAGCGCCGCAAACGCCGGGTGCTGTTGCGCATGCTGGTCAACGACGCCGCGAAGGCCGGGCACACGCTGGAACCCGACATCCCCGACGAGCTGCTCGACTACCCGAACGTCGGCGCGTGGCTGGTCCACTGCATCCGGCGGCTGGCCCATCAGACCGGCGACGAGGTGCCGCTGGAGGCCGACCTCGGCTATCTCGGCTGGCTGAGCACCGCGTACGCGATCACGTCGCGCCACAAGAGCAGCCACACAAGCAGCCACACAAGCAGCCACAAGAGCAGCCACACGGGCAGCCACACAAGCAGCCACACGGGCAGCCGTGAGAACAGCCGCGAGGACAGCCGTGAGAGCAGCGTCGACGTGGTCGTCCGGGACGGGGCGGTGATGTTGCCGGGGCTGGGGCTGGCGCGGCTCGCCCCGCCGGGGGTGCACGGGCGGGCGACGGTGACGGTGGCGCCGGGGCGGGTCGAGATCGTGCACGAGGACACCCGGCTCGTGCTGCGTGACCTGGGCAGCGAGGCCGACGAGCGGTGGTTGCCGCTGCGCCGGCTGGGAACCACGTACTCGACACTGCGAACGGTGTATCTCGACGACATCGACCCGTTTCGCGACATGTCCGACCCGTACACGAAAGCGCAGTTGACCGGCCCGCCCCCGCGGCTGACGGCGGCTCAGGCGGCGAGCTGGTCGAGGATCTTCCACGGCGCCCTCGAGATCCTGCGGCAGCAGTTCGAGGAGTATTCGACCGGGATCGACGAGGTGCTGCGCGCGGTTGTGCCGTTGACGGCGGAACCGGTGCCCAACGGGGTCAGCAACACCAGTTTGCACGCGTACGGGGGTGTGAACATGAGCGCCGCCGGCGGGCCGCACCAGTTCGCGCTGACCCTGATCCACGAGTGTCAGCACGCCAAGCTGGCCGCCCTGACCGACCAGGTCGAGCTGCAGAAACCGTCGGCAGTCAAGGACCTGTACGCCCCGTGGCGCGACGACCCGCGGCCGCTGTCGGGGCTGCTGCAAGGCATTTACGCGCACCTGGGCGTGACGGATTTCTGGCGTACGTTCCGCAGGACCGACGCCTCCGGAAAGGCGGAGGTGGAGTTCGCGCGGTGGCGCACCCAGGTGCGGCAGGCGCTGCTCGTGGCGGGTGCGTCGCCGCTGCTCACCGAGGCCGGCACGGCGTTCGTCGCGGAGATGAGCGCGGCGGCGGCCCGCTGGTCGAGCGAGCTCTTGCCCGCCCGGCTCGAGTCGCTGGCCCGCGAGTCGTCGGCCGGGCACCTGGTGGCCTGGCGGGTGCGGAACATGACCGTCGACGTCACCGGTCTGGTCGAGCGGTGGCGGGCCGGGCTCTCGCCGGGCGAGCTGCCGGAGTCGAGCGTCGCGCCGTCGGACGTGCCGCCGCGTTCCCGGCTGCCGGTGGGCCTGCTCAAGATGGGCGTCGCTGCGGGTGAGGTGCCCGCCTCCGACCAGGCGTACGTGGACGGCGACTACGAGCGGGCGCTCGCGCTCTACACCGAAGAGGTGGCCACGGACGACACGCCCGAGGCGTGGGCCGGGCTGGCGCTCAGCATGCGGCACCTCACGGAGGAGGCGTCGGTTTCCGCCCTGTTCCGCCGGCCCGAGGTGGTCGCCGCGGTGCACCGGGCTGCGCCGGGCGACATCGTCCAGCTGACGGCGTGGCTGTCGTCGTGA
- a CDS encoding FxsB family cyclophane-forming radical SAM/SPASM peptide maturase, with protein sequence MNVSWPDGLDVTALTARGWVPKRFNQFVVKVHSRCNLACGYCYVYESADQGWRAQPRVMSEAVFTTACHRIAEHTGETVSLVFHGGEPLLAGAEHLNRLAERATTIIGSERLRLGMQTNGLLFDEPVAEVCERWNIRVAVSVDGDQAGHDRHRVFRDGRGSHADVLRGLHVLRGHQRLYAGLLCTVDLRNDPITTYEALVELGPPTVDFLLPHGNWSTPPPGRVEGGPPAYGEWLSLVFDRWFDAPAEEATGPGQETKVRLFDDLLALTLGGTGTSESVGLQPIRVAVIETDGTVEQVDTLKTAFAGATQVRTAGGSNPFDAALLAPQIVARQLGRDALSATCRACSIHEICGGGNYTHRFRAGEGFLNPSVYCPDLKFLIDHVRARVSGELAKIGTRRRPGGV encoded by the coding sequence ATGAACGTGTCCTGGCCCGACGGCCTCGACGTGACGGCGCTGACGGCCCGTGGCTGGGTGCCGAAAAGGTTCAACCAGTTCGTCGTGAAGGTTCACAGCCGGTGCAATTTGGCGTGTGGGTACTGCTACGTCTACGAGTCGGCTGATCAGGGGTGGCGGGCCCAGCCGCGGGTGATGAGTGAGGCCGTGTTCACGACGGCGTGCCACCGGATCGCTGAGCACACCGGTGAGACGGTCAGCCTGGTCTTCCACGGTGGCGAACCCCTGCTGGCCGGCGCCGAGCACCTCAACAGGCTGGCAGAAAGAGCCACCACGATCATCGGATCCGAGAGACTGCGGCTCGGCATGCAGACGAACGGGCTGCTGTTCGACGAGCCGGTCGCCGAGGTTTGTGAGCGCTGGAACATCCGGGTGGCCGTCAGCGTCGACGGTGACCAGGCGGGGCATGACCGCCACCGGGTGTTCAGGGACGGGCGCGGCAGCCACGCCGATGTTCTGCGCGGCCTGCACGTGTTGCGAGGACATCAGCGCCTGTACGCCGGTCTGCTGTGCACCGTGGATCTGCGGAACGACCCGATCACCACGTACGAGGCCCTGGTCGAACTCGGACCGCCGACCGTGGACTTTCTGCTGCCTCACGGCAACTGGAGCACTCCCCCGCCGGGGCGCGTCGAGGGCGGCCCTCCGGCGTACGGGGAATGGCTGTCTTTGGTCTTCGACAGATGGTTCGACGCACCGGCAGAAGAAGCAACCGGGCCGGGACAGGAAACAAAAGTACGGCTGTTCGACGATCTGCTCGCGTTGACGCTGGGTGGCACGGGCACGTCGGAGTCGGTCGGGTTGCAGCCGATCCGGGTGGCCGTGATCGAGACCGACGGGACTGTCGAGCAGGTCGACACGTTGAAGACCGCGTTCGCGGGCGCCACCCAGGTGCGTACGGCCGGTGGCAGCAACCCGTTCGACGCCGCGCTGTTGGCTCCGCAGATCGTGGCCCGGCAGCTCGGCCGGGACGCCCTGAGCGCCACCTGCCGGGCCTGCTCGATCCACGAGATCTGCGGCGGCGGCAACTACACCCACCGCTTCCGCGCCGGCGAAGGGTTCCTCAACCCGTCGGTCTACTGCCCTGACCTGAAGTTTCTCATCGACCATGTCCGGGCGCGGGTGTCCGGCGAGCTGGCGAAGATCGGCACGAGGAGGCGGCCCGGTGGAGTTTGA
- a CDS encoding GNAT family N-acetyltransferase has protein sequence MRGLPGVTLVPFTGELLPAVQVWFADPEVQRWLGGPEWPAQGLRMRGHGIGEEFRGRIVLREHTWVALDDEGRPVAYIGGDVYDRWGVEMGPSMGLAYVVDPGRRRQGYGTAALLAVTAAPETADVVLFAAGIEPENVASVRCAEAARFRPDDPEPDFEGIVHHISRRKPDDRGRGAG, from the coding sequence ATGAGAGGGCTGCCCGGGGTCACGCTTGTGCCGTTCACCGGGGAGTTGTTGCCGGCGGTGCAGGTGTGGTTCGCCGATCCGGAGGTGCAACGGTGGCTGGGTGGTCCGGAGTGGCCGGCTCAGGGGCTGCGCATGCGGGGGCACGGCATCGGTGAGGAGTTCCGCGGGCGGATCGTGCTGCGGGAGCACACGTGGGTCGCGCTCGACGACGAAGGGCGGCCGGTCGCCTACATCGGCGGTGACGTCTACGACCGGTGGGGGGTGGAAATGGGGCCGTCGATGGGGCTCGCCTACGTGGTCGATCCGGGGCGGCGACGACAGGGGTACGGGACGGCTGCGCTGCTCGCTGTGACGGCGGCGCCCGAGACCGCGGACGTCGTGCTCTTCGCCGCGGGGATCGAACCGGAGAACGTGGCCAGTGTGCGGTGTGCGGAGGCCGCCCGGTTCCGGCCGGACGATCCGGAGCCCGACTTCGAGGGAATTGTTCATCACATCAGCAGGCGTAAACCGGATGACCGAGGTCGTGGGGCCGGTTAG